The Cinclus cinclus chromosome 28, bCinCin1.1, whole genome shotgun sequence DNA window GCTGTCATATGATTTTATTGTGTGTCCTCCTCCCACTGACAGTTCAGGCAAGGTTTTAGTTCTCTGTGGGTTTATTTATCCTGAGTGTTTCCTTCCAGCCATCACTTAGTACCcataaaaaagcagcagttctgCCATTTCTCTGGCCTTTTCCAGGTTCCTGTCCTGACTAGGGGGGTCAAGTGGGGGACCCTGGAGGGCTCAGAGGGTGAAGacatgcccagggctggggttCCTGACCAGTTCTGGTTGGTTGAGGGGCCATGGCAGCTCTACAGCTACACCCCCTTGATGAGGAATCAAAGccttcatctctgctgctgggctgagATGGTCCAGTcagtcacagaatcccagactggtttgatTGGGAGGGACATTAAATCCCATCTTGTGTCCCCTGCTGCCttagcagggacaccttccactgtcccaggctgctccaaaccccagtgtccaacctggccttggacactgccagggatccaggggcagccacagctgctctgggcaccctgtgccagggcctgcccaccctcccagggaacaattcctaattcccaatatcccatccagccctgccctgtggcagtggaagccattccctgtgtcctgtccctccatcccttgtccccagtccctctccagctctcctggagccccttcaggccctgcaaggggctctcagctctccctggaaccttctccaggtgagcacccccagctctcccagagcagaggggctccagccctgggagcagctccatggcctTTGTCAGCTCCTGTGGAAGTGACCTCGGACTCCTCCAGCCCTCGTCGTGGTGTCCATGTCCTGCTCCAGTCTGGGTGCTCTGTCTGTTCCTGACAATCCTGAGCTCCAGACTGCAAAGACTTGGGAAGAGAGGGATCTTCCCTTCcagggaagggtctggaacTTTTTTGTTTGGATGTTTCCCCTTGCCAAAATCAGGAGATCTCTTGGGTGTGGGGGGCAGGTTTCCAGGATGGTTTAGGCAGGTGGCATTGGCAATTCCAGCTGTTCCAGGCGTCTGAGCATCTCATGGAGGGAAAAGTCCTTACAACACTTATGTGTGAGAGTTTCTAAGGGAGGTACTGAGTGTTTAAAGccctcaggctgctgctgccccccGTGATTCTCATTCCCAGGATGAAGCCCTTTTCCAGGGCAGCCTGTTGAGCTGCAGGGTGTGAGGGGAAGGTTTTCCAGTCAGAAGAGGGAATGCCTTCCATACATTTACTTATTTCTGCCCATTATCTGCCCCTGTCCCCCTCCTCCTGTTCTGGCTCGCTCTCCCCTGCCGGTGTTTCAGTGCTGGTGGGGTTGTATGTGCCATTCCCCCATTCCAGACACTCATCCTCCTTTAGAAAACATCCCAAGTCAAGGCCGTGCATCCCTACGAGCGAGCACAACAGCTTCGGTTTTTTGAACGTTTCCAAAACGAGCTGCAGACccaaaaatagaacaaaaaaagtttctttgcCACCTCCCTCGCTCCTGCAGCGCGACAGCCCCGGGGCGGCTCAGGGGAGGTTGTTGTGCCTCGGCCACTCAAGGCCACCCGTGGTTAAAAGGGAGACGCCGTCCTCCCTCTTCCTGCCGAGGGCTTGGGATGCATGAGCTACTCCAGGGAAGAGCTCAGGTGGGACCATGAGTGCTCTCAGGgagctcctgctgtgcctggtgctgctgctcccctctgcagctctgcccaggaaaaaggaaagagattCCCTGATGGAGCTGAGcctgctggaagagctggggctgggagcagaaggGAGAGAGGTGGGAAATAGAAGTTTACAGGAGTCCCCCAGGTCCAGGAGGGCTCCTGCCACTCGCCTCTTCTCCAAGCCTGAGCCGGGAGCCAAATGTCCTCAGGGAGTGGCTGAGGAGGGGGACCCGGGCTGGTCCCGCTCCAGCCCGCAGCCCTGGCCCCTCGGGGGGTTGGAAGGGCCCGTGTGCAgggtgaggatggagcaggaCGGGGCCAGCCCGAGGCACCTGGAGGTGGTGGGTGTGCTCAGCCACTACGAGAGCAGCTTCATCAAACTGCTGAGACGGCGCCGGAGCTGGGACGGGAACTTCCCGGGGACCTTCGGGCTGTGCCGGGTCGGGGAGGCAGCGGCTGCTCCCCATCCCCTGCAGAGCATCCACAAGCACGTGCTGGAGCCGGGGCTGGAGAGATTCCTTGTCCTGCACCTGGAGGAAGGTTGGTGGGAGAGCCCTGCAGGCTCCGAGGTGGAACACGGAGGGAAAGGATGCAGGGCTCGGGGTGGTGATGCTGTTTGCTGGCCGGATGCCAGGAATTTAAACACAGAATTAAATTTAGGGCTTGGGTTCCCTTTAGAAACAGCGAAGTGATGGAGAGAAGTGTCTCTGGGCACGTTTTCAGGGAGGTTTAGCAGTAGGGATGGCAGCGTGGCTCTGCCATCTGTGCCTGCCTCTAACTGACACCCAGGTGCCACATTCCAGCAGCGTTTGGACACAGCTctcagggatgcccagggtgggattgttggggtgtctgtgccaggggtggGACTGGTGATTCCggagggtcccttccagctcaggatattctgtgattcttggTGGCTTCTGCTCCACTCATGAGTGTTTCTCACCTTCTGCCTTAACACGGCAGATGGGTTTGGGTCCCATCCCGAtctgcagagaaaggagggggtCAGACCCAGCTGTTCTCGCTGTGCCCTGAGCCCAGCATGTGCTGATCTCCCACTCTTGGGGCTGTGGACCTCCTGTAGCTTCAGCCTTATGGGCAAACCTGAACATGCATTCCCCTTTCCTATCCCGGGGGTGATCCCGGGGCTGGAGAGGGAGCAATACCCTCCAATTTCCTCCGTAACAAGAGAGAAAGGATTGTTCCTTTCGTCCTGAaatcttcctcctctcctgggATTTGGATTTTCAGCTGAACTCAGCAGTGCCGGGCAGCGGGGAAGTGGAAGTGGCTCTTCCCCGAGCCGTGGCCACAATGTCCCCGAGCCACTGGAGAGCAGATTTCCATGGGATCtggggggagggaggcagctccctgctcgcCGGGGGCAGGGTGCATCCCGCACTCCATCTCCCTGGAGCCGGGCACGAGATTTGCTGTGTCCCTTCACCCAGCCGGTTCCTGTGCCCGGTCTCTGGTCCCTGCATGGGGACAGTGCTCGGCCCAAGGCATCCTCCTCACCCTCCGGAGCCCCGCGGCGCCGGAGGGGATTCACGGCCGTGTCTCCCCCGTTCCAGTGCAGTGGGAAGCGCAGGTGAAGCTGCGGTTCCAGCTGGTTTTCCAGGCGGAGGTGGGACGGGCACTGGGAGAGCTGCAGGCGGCCGTGATGCTCTTCTACCTGGGTCGCAGGGAGGGCTCCGGGCACCCGCAGGAGATGCTGCTCACCGGCCCGGGGCTGGCACGGGACCAGGTGGGTCCGGGCCTGGGTGGGATGGGGTGTCCCggctctgctgcccagtgccATTGTCATCCCTCCCAGTTCGCTCAACAGCCCCTCCAGCTCCCTTTGTtatcccctcccagttcattcatCGTTCCCCCCCAGTCCATTCACAATCCTCTCCCAGTTCATTCACAATCCCCTCCCAATTCATTCACaattccctcccagcccctttGTCACCCGTCCAGTCCCGCAGCCaacccctcccagtccctttgccatcccctcccagcctgTCCGCCCCGTCTCCCGCTCCCGTCGTGCCTGAAGATGGAGCTCTTACCCTGTCTCCAGCTCCCGCAGGGCCAGACGGGCTGCCAGAGGTACCCAGCCCGGTCTGGGGTCCTAATCCCTCGCCTGCTCCCTCGGGGGGCTCAGTGGGTTCCCTGCGGCCCGAGACCCCcggagcagctctggggctgggggcgAAGCTCGCAGCGGTGCCCACCCTCCCTGTCGCTGCTCCCCGGGCCACCGCGGGCTGGGTGACCCGGAGCCCGCAGGGACCACAGCGGGGGCTCCCATGAGCGTGCCCCCGTGACGTCTCACCCACGCCCTCGGGGCTTCTGTGTCTTGTGCCTCGGTGCAGAGGCTCTGCCTCTCCAGGGACACGCAGTACCTGGCCCTGGCAGCCGCCGCAGCCTCGGTCACCCGCAGCGCGGAGAGGCTCCGCTTCTCGGCGTCCCTGGCTATCCACGGTGGCGCGGGAGGTAGGGACGgggggacaccctggggacagcagcatccctgccctCGTGTCCTCCCTTTGGCGTTTGGGGTCCTCTCAGGCCCGCGAGAGGCGGTGGGGACGTGCAGGAAACCCCAGACCAACGCCCTCACCTCCCGTCGCCGCCGCAGGTGCCCCCCTGCCCCGCACGgaggtgcagcagctcctgttcGGCTCCGATGACAGATGTTTCACCCGGATGACCccggtgctgctgctgctggctaaGTCacggcagcaggaggagcaagAGGAGGCTTTGGCCCCATCCTCCTATCTCTCTGCTGAGGGGGTGGTGGACACGGCTCCGTACCCACAGCACAGGTCCGTGGCCATCGCTGCAGACACGGGAAAACAGAGGCTGGGAGAGGAAGTGGgacaggggcagccccagctgtgggACCATGGGTGGCTGCAGGGCACGGCCTGGTGGGAACCCCGGGGTACACGGGGTACCCGTGactctccctctcttccccttGCAGCCCACCCCAGGCCAGGACCGAGGAGCTGCCGATCCCCACTGCCCCGAGCCAAGCCAACACTTCCTCCCCAGCACCCGGTGGCAGCGCCCAGTTCCTGGCAGTCCTGACCCAGTTCATCCGGCAGCTCCTGGATTCCTCCACTGAGCGGCCACCCCAGGCCAGTGCCCACCACTGGCTGGACTTCGAAGTCATGGAGACCCTCCCTCACCAGCTGCTCAACCTGTCGGAGGAGGCGGCGCTGGAGCGCCTGGTGCAGTCGGAGGAACCctcggtgctgctgctgccccaggacagcggggccgtgctggagcagcacctgggggACTGGCAGCCGGAGGGCAccgtgctgcagctgctgatggGCAAACTGCAGGTGCTCATTCAGGAGCTCAGGGACATCCCGGCTTTCCAAGCCAACGCGGCGGTTTTCCAGCACCTCCTGACCTTCTGCTACTACCCAGCAGAGCCGGAGCAGGCCGAGGCGGCCGAGCGGGGGCCGGGCCCGCGGAAGCTGCgcacgctgctgctgctcaaggCGCTGCAGTCGGTGCGGGCGCGctggcaggagcacaggaaggTGCAGCGGCAGAACCGCAGCGCTCGGCACCAGGCGCACTGCCGGCTGCAGGAGCTCACCATCGACCTGCGCGACCGCCACTTCATCGTCATGCCCACCGCCTACGTGGCCAACAACTGCGAGGGGCCCTGCCGGCTGCCGCTGTCCTCGCGCATCTCCAGCTACTTCTCGCACacggtgctgctgctggacgTGCAGGAGCGGGGCTCGCCGCTGCGCAGGGCTCCCTGCTGCGTGCCCGTGCGCTACTCGGACCAGCTCATCATCAGCCTCTCCTCGGACGGGCTGGAGATCCGCAAGTTCCCCAACATGGTGGCAGAGGAGTGCGGCTGCCGGTGAGGCTCCCGCCGGCCTCCCTGCTCGCCCCACCCCGGCCCCTCTCCCGGTTTGTCCTCCCGGCTCGGGATCTGGTGCTTCTCGCCGAGACGGGAGCTCCCGTGTGTCCTTTCCCCATGGTTTGGTTCGTTAGCGTCGCTCTGGTTCTGGGTTCAcccatccctggggctgctccgTGTTCCTTGGGGATGTCCCTGCTCCCGCTGTGGAGGATGCCCGAGGTGCCCGCGGGCTCTGACTCCTCGGGGCATTTGGGCTGGGTATGGGCACGGGAGAGCACAACGTGGCAGATCCAGGCAAGACCATTCTTGTTTATGCCTCCCTCTCTGCCCCTGCAGTGGCTgggaagggcaggtgctgcttCCTCCAAGCCTTGCAGCATCCTCTGGCCATtccccagcccacagcccaTCGCGGGACCCCCCGGCCACACGGCTCCACCTGTGATAGCGCAGCAAGAGGCCAAATCCCCTCGCAGAGACCAGCCTTGCCCCGGGGACACGTCTCTGTGTGAGCCGGGGCCGTGAGGAGCCGCTGGCAGTGGCCTGGGGCTCCCGGCCAGGTCAGGTCACATCTGCGTCACCCCGCGCCGACCCCGCTGCCGGGGCGAGGGGAGGAGGGACGGAGCGATCCCATTACACCTCCCGGGCCGCTCACACCATTAATGGGAGCGCGAGTAAGCGGCTGCCAGAGCACCTGCTCCGCGTCCCCGCCGGGCCCAGCCCGGGCCGCCTGCCCCAGATCATCTTCCAGCCTGAGCCCAGCCCTCAGCCGGGGATCCAAACcc harbors:
- the AMH gene encoding muellerian-inhibiting factor; protein product: MSALRELLLCLVLLLPSAALPRKKERDSLMELSLLEELGLGAEGREVGNRSLQESPRSRRAPATRLFSKPEPGAKCPQGVAEEGDPGWSRSSPQPWPLGGLEGPVCRVRMEQDGASPRHLEVVGVLSHYESSFIKLLRRRRSWDGNFPGTFGLCRVGEAAAAPHPLQSIHKHVLEPGLERFLVLHLEEVQWEAQVKLRFQLVFQAEVGRALGELQAAVMLFYLGRREGSGHPQEMLLTGPGLARDQRLCLSRDTQYLALAAAAASVTRSAERLRFSASLAIHGGAGGAPLPRTEVQQLLFGSDDRCFTRMTPVLLLLAKSRQQEEQEEALAPSSYLSAEGVVDTAPYPQHSPPQARTEELPIPTAPSQANTSSPAPGGSAQFLAVLTQFIRQLLDSSTERPPQASAHHWLDFEVMETLPHQLLNLSEEAALERLVQSEEPSVLLLPQDSGAVLEQHLGDWQPEGTVLQLLMGKLQVLIQELRDIPAFQANAAVFQHLLTFCYYPAEPEQAEAAERGPGPRKLRTLLLLKALQSVRARWQEHRKVQRQNRSARHQAHCRLQELTIDLRDRHFIVMPTAYVANNCEGPCRLPLSSRISSYFSHTVLLLDVQERGSPLRRAPCCVPVRYSDQLIISLSSDGLEIRKFPNMVAEECGCR